Proteins found in one Acidobacteriota bacterium genomic segment:
- a CDS encoding GerMN domain-containing protein, translating into MPFRPLRRRWAKRPWVAAAALLGLLAITLGVAVALVVQRWEAAAGATSAGDAGAAGSNSGALLTATLYYVTEDGRALTRQETFVPLEADPLARARAVVEQQLTPPPSPLLSPFPTGTSLRAIYLADDGNAFVDLSEDVTTGHPGGSVDELFTVYALVNALTVSVPEIVAVQIMVEGREVDTLAGHVDLRQPLEPSLVWVLDDEVLESPDGPDADDPAGEPLGDEAGGDLGPEGDDRT; encoded by the coding sequence ATGCCCTTCCGCCCGTTGCGGCGCCGATGGGCCAAGCGCCCCTGGGTCGCCGCCGCCGCCTTGCTGGGACTGCTCGCCATCACGTTGGGTGTCGCCGTGGCGCTGGTCGTCCAGCGGTGGGAGGCGGCGGCCGGAGCCACGTCCGCGGGTGACGCCGGCGCCGCCGGTTCGAACAGCGGAGCCTTGCTGACGGCGACCCTCTACTACGTGACAGAAGATGGCCGCGCCCTGACCCGGCAGGAGACGTTCGTGCCGCTCGAGGCGGACCCACTGGCGCGGGCTCGCGCCGTCGTCGAGCAGCAACTCACTCCGCCTCCCTCACCGCTCCTCTCCCCGTTTCCGACCGGCACCAGCCTGCGCGCCATCTACCTGGCTGACGACGGGAACGCCTTCGTCGACCTGAGCGAGGACGTGACCACGGGACACCCGGGCGGTTCGGTCGACGAACTGTTCACGGTCTACGCCCTGGTGAACGCGCTCACGGTCAGCGTTCCGGAGATCGTCGCGGTGCAGATCATGGTGGAGGGGCGCGAAGTGGACACGCTGGCGGGGCATGTCGACCTGCGCCAGCCGCTCGAACCGAGCCTCGTGTGGGTGCTGGATGACGAAGTTCTCGAAAGCCCCGACGGTCCGGATGCGGATGATCCGGCCGGCGAACCGCTCGGCGACGAAGCGGGTGGCGACCTTGGCCCGGAGGGGGACGACCGTACATGA
- the otsB gene encoding trehalose-phosphatase has protein sequence MERRQRDAECHRRVGPPRLQRRGDCEAVGRQPPASAAGGGAGGGTVIAASTASALALPLALDPQQIERWLARLTRGRAGVFLDYDGTLTPIVDRPEQATLAAGTRDRLTRLAERCPVTIVTGRDVAVMRGFVQLEQLGYAGCHGMDIDGPTGSGLRYEAAAALLPEVDSAERALRGALDGIDGVLVERKRYSVSTHYRLAAASDVARVDAAVCSVARAHSALRREGGKKVFELRPDIDWDKGRAVEWLIEALEIDPSSVVYIGDDETDEDVFRRLGGRGVSIVVAPADRPTAACYRVRDPGEVIRVLDLLIGALPRAR, from the coding sequence ATGGAGCGACGCCAGCGAGACGCTGAATGTCACCGTCGAGTTGGTCCGCCGCGGCTACAGCGAAGAGGAGATTGCGAAGCTGTGGGGCGGCAACCTCCTGCGAGTGCTGCGGGAGGCGGAGCAGGCGGCGGGACGGTGATCGCGGCGTCCACAGCTTCGGCGCTCGCGCTGCCCCTGGCCCTCGATCCACAGCAGATCGAGCGTTGGCTCGCGCGGCTGACTCGCGGGCGCGCCGGCGTGTTCCTCGATTACGACGGCACCCTGACCCCGATCGTCGACCGTCCCGAGCAGGCGACGCTGGCCGCCGGCACGCGGGATCGGCTGACCCGCCTCGCCGAGCGCTGCCCGGTCACGATCGTCACGGGACGCGACGTTGCGGTCATGCGCGGGTTCGTGCAGCTCGAACAGCTCGGCTACGCAGGCTGCCACGGCATGGACATCGACGGGCCGACGGGAAGCGGACTGCGTTACGAGGCGGCGGCGGCCCTTCTGCCCGAGGTGGATTCGGCCGAGCGGGCCCTGCGCGGCGCGCTCGATGGCATCGACGGCGTCCTGGTGGAACGAAAGCGCTACAGCGTGTCCACCCACTACCGGCTCGCCGCGGCTAGCGACGTTGCGCGGGTCGACGCCGCGGTGTGCAGCGTGGCGCGGGCCCATTCCGCGTTGCGACGGGAGGGCGGCAAGAAGGTGTTCGAGTTGCGTCCCGACATCGACTGGGACAAGGGCCGCGCGGTGGAATGGCTGATCGAGGCCCTGGAGATCGACCCGTCGTCGGTGGTCTACATCGGCGACGACGAAACCGACGAGGATGTCTTCCGGCGCCTCGGCGGCCGTGGCGTCTCGATTGTCGTCGCGCCGGCGGATCGGCCGACCGCCGCCTGCTACCGTGTGCGGGACCCGGGGGAGGTGATACGGGTCCTGGACCTCCTGATCGGCGCGCTGCCTCGTGCACGGTAG
- a CDS encoding HAMP domain-containing protein, with protein MKLRTRLFLAAFGIAGVSLLLAAALVAWSLEGQLLDRITNELVDEAQLVAELMERSGGGRSMADVDREADSLGERLNARVTIVDAEGRVLGDSAEDGASLAALDNHGARPEITIARDAGVGVMRRYSTTVDRDLLYAAVRVDHPDIAFVRLALPLTAVDDQITSVQGATAVGLLLALGGALVLAWITSTAMSRRVRTIAEAAQRYRQGDLTPPVGNYGNDEIGTVARALDVSVQELGRRLAELSRNRRLTDAILGSMSEGVLVVNARGRVQMANDAVCEMLQIPETPVDHHYVELIRHPDVAKQIGRALEAGGSSRVEITLSTEPVKICLASAAPYTAQDEPGVVIVLHDISDFRRAAQIRQDFVANVSHELRTPLTAIRGAVDTLEEESDPESERRFLDIIKRHTQRMERLVADLLRLAGLDSGKEQLHLRRSATETLVSGIASELAPVLGAKRQRVEPDIDPSANRLVVDPAKMHDVLKNLVENAAHYAPDGSSIDVAASANGGGKAVRIRIADRGPGIPDTDLDRVFERFYRVEDSRARNPGGTGLGLAIVKHLVGLHGGTVEAANRPGGGSVFTIVLPQRPAEVDDELPGADASDARSDDAAAQSAGV; from the coding sequence ATGAAGCTACGCACCAGGCTCTTCCTTGCTGCGTTCGGTATCGCGGGCGTGAGCCTGCTGCTGGCCGCCGCGCTGGTCGCCTGGTCCCTCGAAGGGCAGCTTCTCGACCGGATCACGAATGAGCTGGTCGACGAAGCTCAGCTCGTCGCCGAATTGATGGAGCGGAGCGGCGGCGGCCGCTCGATGGCCGACGTCGACCGCGAAGCCGACTCGCTCGGTGAGCGGCTCAATGCGCGCGTCACGATCGTCGACGCCGAAGGGCGGGTGCTGGGCGACTCGGCGGAAGACGGCGCGTCGCTCGCCGCGTTGGACAACCACGGCGCGCGGCCCGAAATCACGATCGCGCGGGATGCCGGGGTCGGGGTGATGCGGCGCTACAGCACGACGGTCGACCGCGACCTGCTGTACGCGGCGGTGAGGGTGGACCATCCGGACATAGCCTTCGTCCGGCTCGCCCTCCCACTGACCGCCGTGGACGACCAGATCACCTCGGTGCAGGGCGCCACCGCGGTCGGGTTGCTGCTCGCGCTCGGCGGCGCGCTCGTGTTGGCCTGGATTACGTCGACCGCCATGAGCCGGCGCGTGCGGACAATCGCGGAGGCGGCGCAGCGCTATCGCCAGGGCGACCTGACGCCGCCCGTCGGGAACTACGGTAACGACGAGATCGGTACCGTCGCGCGCGCGCTCGACGTTTCCGTGCAGGAGCTGGGCCGCCGTCTCGCGGAACTGTCGCGCAACCGCCGCCTGACCGACGCCATTCTCGGCAGCATGTCGGAGGGCGTGCTGGTCGTGAACGCCCGCGGGAGGGTGCAGATGGCGAACGACGCCGTGTGCGAGATGCTGCAGATTCCGGAGACGCCGGTCGATCACCACTACGTCGAGTTGATCCGGCACCCCGATGTCGCCAAGCAGATTGGCCGGGCGCTGGAAGCGGGCGGATCGAGCCGCGTGGAGATCACGCTCAGCACCGAGCCGGTCAAGATCTGCCTCGCGAGCGCCGCGCCGTACACCGCGCAGGACGAGCCGGGCGTGGTCATCGTGCTGCACGACATCAGTGACTTCCGTCGCGCCGCGCAGATCCGGCAGGATTTCGTCGCCAACGTCTCCCACGAGCTCCGCACGCCGCTGACGGCCATCCGCGGCGCCGTCGACACCCTGGAAGAGGAGTCGGACCCGGAGTCGGAGCGACGGTTCCTCGACATCATCAAACGGCATACCCAACGGATGGAGCGGCTCGTGGCGGATCTGCTCCGGTTGGCCGGCCTCGACTCCGGGAAGGAGCAGTTGCACCTGCGGCGGTCCGCGACCGAGACGCTCGTTTCCGGGATCGCGTCGGAACTCGCGCCGGTGCTCGGCGCGAAGCGGCAGCGAGTCGAGCCCGACATCGACCCGAGTGCGAACCGACTCGTGGTCGATCCGGCGAAGATGCACGATGTCCTGAAGAACCTGGTCGAGAACGCGGCACACTACGCGCCCGACGGTAGCAGCATCGACGTCGCGGCTTCGGCGAACGGAGGCGGAAAGGCAGTCAGGATCCGCATCGCCGACCGGGGCCCCGGCATTCCGGATACCGATCTCGATCGGGTGTTCGAGCGCTTCTATCGCGTTGAGGATTCACGGGCGCGAAACCCGGGCGGCACCGGGCTGGGCCTCGCCATCGTCAAGCACCTCGTCGGGTTGCATGGTGGCACCGTGGAGGCCGCGAACCGCCCAGGCGGCGGGTCGGTCTTTACGATAGTCTTGCCCCAAAGGCCGGCGGAGGTGGACGACGAGTTGCCCGGCGCCGACGCCTCTGACGCGCGGTCGGATGATGCAGCCGCACAGTCCGCCGGCGTGTAG
- the phoU gene encoding phosphate signaling complex protein PhoU, with product MTPVGGDDKSAVVSFDEALSTLKERLLAMGGQVEEQVRASVQALVSRDLDLAEQVLGGDKSINDFEIEIDKRCYELLVNYHPDAEDVRVVVSGLKINSDLERIGDFAINIAEATFRYLQHPPVKPLIDIPRMADLAQGMLRDSLNAYVRHGTSLAREVLDRDDELDGLKEQVFRELLSYVLQNPATTEPALELILISRHLERIGDHATNVAEEVIFMVSGRDVRHHAQEGKAGY from the coding sequence GTGACGCCTGTTGGAGGTGACGATAAATCGGCGGTCGTGAGCTTCGACGAAGCGCTGAGCACGCTGAAGGAACGCCTCCTCGCCATGGGCGGGCAAGTGGAGGAACAGGTTCGGGCGTCCGTTCAGGCCCTCGTCAGTCGCGATCTCGATCTGGCGGAGCAGGTGCTCGGCGGGGACAAGTCGATCAACGACTTCGAGATCGAGATCGACAAGCGCTGCTACGAACTGCTGGTCAACTACCATCCGGATGCCGAGGATGTGCGGGTCGTCGTCTCCGGCCTCAAGATCAACAGCGATCTCGAGCGGATCGGCGACTTCGCGATCAACATCGCGGAGGCGACTTTCCGCTACCTGCAGCATCCGCCCGTCAAACCGCTCATCGACATTCCGCGCATGGCGGATCTCGCTCAGGGAATGCTGCGGGATTCGCTCAACGCCTACGTCCGACACGGGACCAGTCTTGCGCGCGAAGTGCTCGACCGCGACGACGAGCTCGACGGATTGAAGGAACAGGTGTTCCGCGAACTGCTCAGCTACGTGCTGCAGAATCCGGCCACGACGGAGCCGGCGCTCGAGCTGATCCTGATTTCGCGCCACCTGGAGCGTATCGGTGACCATGCGACCAACGTGGCGGAAGAGGTGATCTTCATGGTGTCGGGCCGCGACGTGCGACACCACGCACAGGAGGGAAAAGCTGGCTACTGA
- a CDS encoding ribonuclease PH, with protein MTDAQRSDDRTDSELRETRITPDYLLHAEGSALIEAGRTRVVCAASVEDRVPPFLRGQGRGWVTAEYGMLPRATTTRSIREAAKGRVGGRTQEIQRLIGRSLRAVTRLNDLGERTIHVDCDVIQADGGTRTASITGGFVALTLALDKLRADGVIARLPINDYVAATSVGIVGGRAVADLAYDEDSRADVDMNVVKTGDGRFIEVQGTAEGEPFDRAALDSLLLLASDAIDRLIELQESVVGNLVPRRR; from the coding sequence ATGACCGACGCGCAACGATCCGACGACCGCACTGACTCCGAGCTGCGCGAGACACGGATCACGCCCGACTACCTGTTGCACGCGGAGGGCTCCGCCCTGATAGAGGCGGGACGCACCCGTGTCGTCTGCGCCGCGAGCGTCGAAGATCGCGTGCCGCCGTTCCTGCGGGGGCAAGGCCGCGGCTGGGTCACCGCGGAATACGGCATGCTGCCGCGCGCCACCACCACGCGGTCCATTCGCGAAGCGGCAAAAGGACGCGTGGGCGGTCGAACGCAGGAGATTCAGCGGCTGATCGGCCGCTCGCTCCGTGCCGTGACCCGCCTGAACGATCTCGGCGAGCGAACGATCCATGTCGACTGCGACGTGATTCAGGCGGACGGAGGAACGCGGACGGCGTCGATAACCGGCGGGTTCGTCGCCCTCACCCTTGCCCTCGACAAGCTGCGCGCCGACGGCGTGATCGCGCGTCTGCCGATCAACGACTACGTCGCCGCAACGAGTGTCGGCATCGTCGGCGGCCGGGCTGTCGCCGACCTCGCCTACGACGAGGACTCGCGGGCGGATGTGGACATGAACGTCGTCAAGACCGGCGACGGCCGCTTCATCGAGGTGCAGGGAACCGCCGAGGGCGAACCCTTCGACCGCGCCGCCCTGGACAGCCTGCTGTTGCTGGCGAGCGATGCGATTGACCGGCTCATCGAGCTCCAGGAATCGGTCGTCGGCAACCTCGTTCCCCGACGCCGGTGA
- the rdgB gene encoding RdgB/HAM1 family non-canonical purine NTP pyrophosphatase, which yields MTVVIATGNRHKLREIGHLLGGLSCTIDPIHAHAAAPAPDETGTTFAENARLKALYYSRFVPHLTIAEDSGLEIDALDGAPGIHSARFNGDTYAEKFEALYARLRERNATASPARFVCALAAVDDGRVVFEATGRIEGRIAETPAGAGGFGYDPIFLYPPFGCTLAEVSADRKASISHRGAAFRQVRAFLESRLKSRA from the coding sequence ATGACGGTCGTCATCGCCACCGGCAACCGCCACAAACTGCGGGAAATTGGCCATCTGCTCGGTGGCCTTTCCTGCACGATCGATCCGATCCACGCGCACGCCGCGGCGCCGGCACCGGACGAGACGGGAACGACGTTTGCCGAGAACGCGCGCCTGAAGGCGCTCTACTATTCCCGCTTTGTCCCCCACCTGACCATCGCGGAAGATTCCGGCCTCGAAATCGACGCCCTGGACGGGGCACCGGGCATCCACTCGGCACGCTTCAACGGCGACACCTATGCCGAGAAGTTCGAAGCCCTCTACGCCCGGTTGCGCGAACGAAACGCGACGGCCAGCCCGGCGCGGTTCGTCTGCGCGCTAGCGGCGGTCGACGACGGCCGGGTCGTGTTCGAAGCGACCGGCAGGATCGAGGGGAGGATTGCCGAGACGCCGGCCGGCGCCGGCGGTTTCGGCTACGACCCAATCTTCCTCTACCCTCCGTTCGGCTGCACGCTGGCGGAAGTGAGCGCGGACCGTAAGGCGTCGATCAGCCACCGCGGCGCCGCGTTCCGGCAGGTCCGGGCGTTTCTCGAGTCCCGCCTCAAAAGCCGGGCTTGA
- a CDS encoding YdcF family protein produces MLAQRANPLWEFLAVADPPAPADVIFVFGSQAFAVPARAAELFRAGYAPVVLVTGHYGRMTRNRFQAPEALVFRDRLMRDGVPAGAVVTEPLATNTLENVRFGLAALDRAGVTVRRALLVAKPFVMRRCAATFDRQAPDVDVRCCPPTTSLDASIDREPGRFAARLVAELDRLDRYGAAGDITPQAIPAEVRAAAALLNRSPVAGGAVPQAPAGP; encoded by the coding sequence ATGCTTGCGCAGCGAGCGAATCCACTCTGGGAGTTCCTGGCGGTAGCCGATCCGCCGGCGCCTGCCGACGTGATTTTTGTCTTCGGCAGCCAGGCGTTCGCCGTTCCGGCGCGCGCGGCGGAGCTGTTCCGGGCCGGCTACGCTCCGGTTGTCCTGGTGACCGGGCACTACGGCCGGATGACCCGCAACCGTTTTCAGGCGCCGGAGGCGCTGGTGTTTCGCGACCGGCTGATGCGTGACGGCGTTCCGGCGGGCGCGGTCGTGACCGAGCCCTTGGCGACGAACACCTTGGAGAACGTCCGTTTCGGTCTTGCCGCCCTCGACCGTGCCGGCGTCACCGTCCGCCGTGCGCTGCTGGTCGCGAAGCCGTTCGTCATGCGTCGCTGCGCCGCCACGTTCGACCGGCAGGCGCCCGATGTCGACGTGCGCTGCTGTCCCCCAACGACATCGCTGGATGCATCGATCGATCGAGAACCTGGCCGTTTCGCAGCGCGCCTGGTGGCTGAACTCGACCGTCTCGACCGCTACGGGGCGGCCGGGGATATCACGCCGCAGGCGATCCCGGCCGAGGTTCGTGCCGCCGCCGCCTTGCTCAACCGCTCTCCGGTCGCGGGGGGCGCCGTACCGCAAGCACCAGCAGGGCCGTAA
- a CDS encoding response regulator transcription factor — protein MATENGAARILVVEDDRDIAELVAHHLQKAGYASEVFPSGMGVVSSVRAQPPALVVLDLMLPGENGLDVCRAIRSDPMISSVPIIMLTAKTEETDRIVGLELGGDDYVTKPFSPKELVARVGAVLRRARRDRPAGSLLTVGPLTVDTDRHVVTCDDTEVRLTAKEFLLLKYLIEHRGRVLSRDVLLSDVWGYTYTGGTRTVDVHIRRLREKLPVLESAIVTVKQFGYKLVDREPAPA, from the coding sequence CTGGCTACTGAGAATGGCGCCGCACGGATACTGGTCGTCGAGGACGACCGCGACATCGCCGAACTGGTGGCGCACCATCTCCAGAAGGCGGGGTACGCGTCCGAGGTCTTTCCTTCCGGAATGGGTGTGGTCTCGAGCGTGCGCGCCCAACCCCCGGCGTTGGTGGTCCTCGACCTCATGCTGCCCGGCGAGAACGGCCTGGACGTTTGCCGGGCGATCCGGTCCGATCCGATGATCTCGAGTGTCCCGATCATCATGCTGACCGCGAAGACCGAGGAGACCGACCGGATCGTCGGCCTCGAGCTGGGTGGGGACGACTACGTGACAAAGCCGTTCTCCCCGAAGGAACTGGTCGCTCGGGTCGGAGCCGTGCTGCGGCGCGCGCGCCGCGATCGGCCCGCCGGCAGCCTCCTGACCGTCGGTCCGCTGACGGTCGATACGGACCGTCACGTCGTCACCTGTGACGACACGGAAGTGCGGTTGACGGCGAAGGAGTTCCTCCTTCTGAAGTACCTGATCGAGCATCGCGGGCGGGTTCTGTCCCGGGACGTGCTGCTGTCGGATGTCTGGGGCTACACCTATACGGGCGGCACCCGCACCGTAGACGTTCACATTCGTCGGCTGCGTGAGAAGCTGCCGGTACTCGAATCGGCAATCGTCACTGTCAAGCAGTTCGGCTACAAGCTGGTCGATCGCGAGCCGGCCCCCGCATGA
- a CDS encoding membrane dipeptidase, with the protein MRQTVRTIPATATLALALAAVFLPGCNLGTPEERAERALLATATEIHERVITLDSHIDIPLIFATREVDPGVDGDFQVDLPKMRAGGLDAGFWIVYVGQTERTPENEAQAKADARTKFDAIHRMAEQMYPDEISIAYSADDVERIAAEGKLVALIGIENGWAIGRDLALVETYHGLGARYMTLAHSGHNDIADSATTSMRDPDAEVVPEHDGVSPFGEEVIAEMNRVGMLVDVSHISKAAMLDAVRLSTVPVIASHSSMRALMEMPRNLDDEQLRALAENGGVVQVVALGAFLTESGLRHGIEYQNIRDSFGMIPGQPSEELGAEPHEDYLGRVESLNRRWPDATVADFVDHIDYAVELIGIDHVGISSDFDGGGGVVGWSDASETLNVTVELVRRGYSEEEIAKLWGGNLLRVLREAEQAAGR; encoded by the coding sequence ATGAGGCAGACGGTGAGGACGATCCCTGCGACCGCGACGCTGGCGCTGGCGCTGGCGGCCGTATTCCTGCCCGGTTGCAACTTGGGAACCCCGGAGGAACGCGCCGAACGGGCTCTCCTGGCCACGGCCACGGAGATCCATGAGCGGGTCATCACGCTCGACAGCCACATCGACATCCCCCTTATCTTTGCGACGCGCGAGGTCGATCCGGGCGTCGACGGCGACTTCCAGGTGGACCTGCCGAAGATGCGGGCGGGCGGGCTCGATGCCGGCTTCTGGATCGTCTACGTCGGCCAGACGGAGCGGACCCCGGAAAACGAGGCCCAGGCCAAGGCGGACGCCCGGACCAAGTTCGACGCCATCCATCGCATGGCCGAGCAGATGTACCCGGACGAGATTTCCATTGCGTACTCGGCGGACGACGTGGAGCGGATAGCGGCCGAAGGCAAACTGGTCGCGCTGATCGGCATCGAGAACGGCTGGGCGATTGGACGCGACCTCGCGCTCGTGGAGACCTACCACGGCCTGGGGGCGCGCTACATGACGCTGGCCCACAGCGGCCACAACGACATCGCGGATTCGGCCACCACCAGCATGCGCGACCCGGACGCGGAGGTCGTCCCCGAGCACGACGGCGTCAGCCCGTTCGGCGAAGAGGTCATCGCGGAGATGAACCGGGTCGGCATGCTGGTCGACGTGTCTCACATCTCGAAGGCGGCAATGCTCGACGCCGTCCGGCTCTCCACCGTGCCGGTTATCGCCTCGCATTCGAGCATGCGCGCCTTGATGGAAATGCCGCGCAACCTGGACGACGAGCAGCTCCGCGCGCTCGCCGAGAACGGCGGCGTCGTCCAGGTGGTGGCGCTCGGAGCGTTCCTGACGGAGTCCGGGCTCCGCCACGGCATCGAGTACCAGAACATCCGCGACTCGTTCGGCATGATCCCGGGGCAGCCGTCGGAGGAGCTGGGCGCCGAACCGCACGAGGACTACCTGGGGCGCGTGGAGTCGCTCAATCGGCGTTGGCCCGATGCGACGGTAGCCGACTTCGTCGACCACATCGACTACGCGGTGGAGTTGATCGGCATCGACCACGTGGGGATTAGTTCCGACTTCGATGGCGGTGGCGGCGTGGTGGGATGGAGCGACGCCAGCGAGACGCTGAATGTCACCGTCGAGTTGGTCCGCCGCGGCTACAGCGAAGAGGAGATTGCGAAGCTGTGGGGCGGCAACCTCCTGCGAGTGCTGCGGGAGGCGGAGCAGGCGGCGGGACGGTGA
- a CDS encoding sodium:solute symporter family protein, whose product MNLHLAILLIYAAALMGIGLWIGRRVRGASDFFVAGRRLGPLLLGSTMLAANIGAGSTVAAAGLGYADGLSAWWWVGSAGIGSIVLALWIGPRMRRIAARHGHRTLGDYLEYRFGREVRATIALLLWFGTLALLAVQLIAIGWVLNVVVGLDRWVGCLIGGVVVTAYFAAGGLLTAAWVNVVQLAVLLAGFAVALPLALGAAGGWETVWAATSAIDGYWSPWQGGASGWFYLVMLGPAFIVSPGLVQKIYGARDDRTVRIGVGVNALVLLAFASVPPLLGMIARTTHPALPEQALALPTLLMDTLPPVVGALGLAALFSAEVSSSDAILFMLATSLSQDLYRRFVHPEADERRMLTVARLAAVAGGALGTVIAIVAVSIETVLAVFYTLLTVSLFVPILAGLYTRRVGSPEALGAIAGGVSLFIVAQVAGGGARIAGWTPAMIGLAGAAVTALLVLAVRRPPRPESG is encoded by the coding sequence GTGAACCTGCATCTCGCCATCCTGCTGATCTACGCCGCCGCCCTGATGGGCATCGGCCTCTGGATCGGCCGGCGCGTCCGGGGAGCATCCGACTTCTTCGTCGCGGGACGCCGGCTCGGTCCGCTGCTGCTCGGCTCGACGATGCTGGCCGCGAACATCGGCGCCGGATCTACGGTCGCGGCTGCGGGCCTGGGCTACGCCGATGGCCTGAGCGCGTGGTGGTGGGTCGGATCGGCCGGCATCGGATCGATCGTCCTCGCCCTCTGGATCGGCCCGCGCATGCGGCGCATCGCCGCCCGCCACGGCCATCGTACGCTGGGCGACTACCTGGAGTACCGCTTCGGCCGCGAGGTCCGCGCCACCATCGCGCTGCTCCTCTGGTTCGGCACGCTGGCCCTCCTCGCCGTGCAACTCATCGCGATTGGCTGGGTACTCAACGTCGTCGTCGGTCTCGACCGGTGGGTCGGCTGCCTGATCGGAGGCGTCGTGGTGACGGCCTACTTCGCCGCCGGCGGCCTGCTGACCGCGGCCTGGGTGAATGTCGTGCAGCTCGCCGTGCTGCTCGCCGGGTTCGCCGTCGCGTTGCCGCTGGCGCTTGGGGCGGCGGGTGGATGGGAAACGGTGTGGGCGGCAACCTCCGCCATCGACGGCTACTGGAGTCCCTGGCAGGGCGGCGCGTCCGGCTGGTTCTACCTGGTGATGCTGGGGCCGGCGTTCATTGTCTCGCCGGGGCTGGTCCAGAAAATCTACGGCGCGCGCGACGACCGGACGGTCCGGATCGGCGTCGGCGTCAACGCCCTCGTGCTGCTCGCGTTCGCCAGCGTGCCGCCCCTGCTCGGCATGATTGCCCGCACTACCCATCCGGCGCTGCCGGAACAGGCCCTCGCGCTGCCGACGCTGCTGATGGATACGCTGCCGCCGGTCGTCGGCGCGCTCGGACTCGCCGCCCTGTTCTCGGCCGAAGTGAGCTCGTCCGACGCGATTCTCTTCATGCTGGCAACCTCGCTCTCGCAGGATCTCTACCGCCGGTTCGTTCATCCGGAGGCTGACGAGCGGCGGATGCTCACGGTGGCGCGCCTGGCGGCGGTCGCGGGCGGCGCCCTCGGCACGGTGATCGCAATTGTCGCCGTCTCCATCGAAACAGTCCTCGCGGTTTTCTACACGCTACTCACCGTCAGCCTGTTCGTCCCGATTCTCGCCGGCCTGTACACGCGCCGCGTCGGATCGCCCGAGGCGCTGGGCGCCATCGCAGGCGGCGTCAGCTTGTTCATCGTCGCGCAGGTAGCGGGTGGCGGCGCCCGAATCGCGGGATGGACGCCCGCGATGATCGGGTTGGCCGGCGCCGCGGTTACGGCCCTGCTGGTGCTTGCGGTACGGCGCCCCCCGCGACCGGAGAGCGGTTGA